The following proteins are encoded in a genomic region of Oncorhynchus gorbuscha isolate QuinsamMale2020 ecotype Even-year linkage group LG11, OgorEven_v1.0, whole genome shotgun sequence:
- the LOC124047696 gene encoding anaphase-promoting complex subunit CDC26-like, giving the protein MNDYCPGKLVLTALCTSASHPTSHLELKLDDTEEFECVKKQLEIRKKQSDEVDVVGVAMFSNMVGASGGTGDGKTREQMINERRSYKPHPKPNTLPSLFGNLQF; this is encoded by the exons ATGAATGATTACTGTCCTGGA AAGTTAGTACTTACAGCCTTGTGCACATCTGCTTCACATCCAACATCGCATCTGGAATTGAAGTTGGATGACACTGAggagtttgagtgtgtcaagaaacaGCTTGAG ATTCGGAAAAAACAGAGCGATGAAGTGGATGTTGTTGGTGTGGCTATGTTTAGTAATATGGTGGGGGCCAGCGGTGGAACAGGGGATGGGAAGACACGGGAACAGATGATCAACGAGAGAAGAAGCTACAAGCCCCATCCCAAACCAAACACCTTGCCCTCACTCTTTGGAAACCTGCAGTTTTAG
- the LOC124049073 gene encoding high affinity copper uptake protein 1-like, with the protein MDHTNHNHDHSKMAGSMAPPMVTGSHEDHLGGGGGGHMMKMTFYFGYTNVELLFASLVINTPGEMVAACFGCFLLAVLYEGLKIGREFLLRRNQVNVRYNSMPVPGADGTMVMETHKTVGQRMLSMAHLLQTVLHIIQVVVSYFLMLVFMTYNAYLCIAVAAGAGVGYFLFSWKKAVVVDITEHCH; encoded by the exons ATGGACCACACGAACCATAACCATGACCACAGCAAAATGGCTGGCAGCATGGCTCCTCCCATGGTCACAGGCTCCCACGAGGATCATctagggggaggtggagggggccaTATGATG AAAATGACCTTCTACTTTGGCTACACAAACGTGGAGCTGCTGTTTGCCAGCCTTGTCATCAACACACCTGGAG AGATGGTGGCGGCCTGCTTTGGTTGTTTCCTGCTGGCTGTGCTCTACGAGGGTCTTAAGATTGGCAGGGAGTTTCTGCTGAGGAGGAACCAGGTCAACGTGCGTTACAACTCCATGCCTGTCCCGGGGGCAGACGGCACCATGGTCATGGAGACCCACAAGACTGTAGG CCAGCGGATGCTGAGTATGGCACACTTGCTGCAGACGGTGTTACACATCATCCAGGTGGTGGTCAGCTATTTCCTCATGTTGGTCTTCATGACCTACAATGCTTATCTGTGTATCGCCGTTGCAGCCGGGGCAGGCGTCGGATACTTCTTATTCAGCTGGAAAAAGGCTGTGGTTGTTGATATCACCGAACACTGTCACTAA